The proteins below are encoded in one region of Methanosarcina barkeri 3:
- a CDS encoding methyltransferase cognate corrinoid protein: MANKEEIIARAKEAITDFDDELAEEVASEALAAGIDPVELIEKGFTAGMEEVGEKFGQGELFLPHVLAAAEAMNAGIKVITPEMEKRKSQTKSLGTVAIGTIEGDIHSIGKDIVASMLNIAGFKVIDLGRDVSIKTFVEKVKELKPQVVASSALMTTTMVNQIQIEEQLKEAGVRDQVKTMVGGAPVTQDWADKIGADIYGESANDAVAKVKAALNV, encoded by the coding sequence ATGGCAAACAAAGAAGAAATCATTGCAAGAGCAAAAGAAGCAATCACCGACTTTGATGACGAACTTGCAGAAGAAGTGGCAAGTGAAGCCCTTGCTGCAGGAATTGACCCTGTAGAGCTTATTGAGAAAGGCTTTACTGCAGGCATGGAGGAAGTAGGAGAAAAATTCGGTCAGGGTGAACTCTTCCTGCCCCACGTACTTGCAGCTGCCGAAGCAATGAATGCCGGTATAAAAGTTATCACCCCGGAAATGGAAAAGCGTAAGTCTCAGACCAAGAGCCTCGGAACCGTTGCTATCGGAACCATCGAAGGCGATATTCACTCCATCGGAAAAGACATTGTAGCTTCCATGCTCAACATTGCAGGTTTCAAAGTCATAGACCTTGGAAGAGATGTCTCAATTAAGACTTTTGTAGAAAAAGTGAAAGAACTCAAACCACAGGTTGTCGCATCCTCCGCACTTATGACAACCACAATGGTAAACCAGATCCAGATTGAGGAACAGCTGAAAGAAGCAGGCGTTCGCGACCAGGTAAAGACTATGGTCGGTGGCGCTCCTGTTACCCAGGACTGGGCAGACAAGATAGGTGCAGATATCTATGGTGAAAGCGCTAATGATGCAGTCGCCAAGGTAAAAGCAGCTTTGAACGTCTGA
- a CDS encoding DMT family transporter has translation MEGVFVDLRTLKKQESKRKISKGYMWALFCAVFWGIWYLPGTVVWVLNPFDQMYAAVAKTGGDGTALVITAVLITAFNALTVMVALMIWNGVLGKYGELVRTLKEFHPCSKWFFLASIFGGPMAILGSFIAMGFIGGAFAAVAGLLYPVVGSILAYYWYGEKISKRAAMGIGVIIIGGITIFGGGLLSDLSSGNVQWIGYLGGLMAAAGWGIEGAIAGKGLDISEPDAGLTLRFLGENIIWWIIIVPVLAIFGFPMYSFAIQAFEPLTLLVLIFAGITFGFCYVCWYKSFPLIGVGRGQGIGNLYGLCSIIFIFLFFGDVPQWTILVGGTLCVIGSFVMFTEDASALETLRGE, from the coding sequence ATGGAGGGAGTTTTCGTGGATTTGAGAACCTTAAAAAAACAGGAAAGTAAAAGAAAGATCAGTAAAGGGTATATGTGGGCCCTTTTCTGTGCTGTATTCTGGGGTATCTGGTATCTGCCGGGTACTGTCGTCTGGGTGCTTAACCCGTTCGATCAGATGTATGCAGCTGTTGCCAAAACAGGTGGAGATGGTACAGCTCTTGTTATAACTGCTGTTCTCATCACTGCTTTCAATGCACTTACGGTTATGGTTGCACTGATGATCTGGAACGGAGTACTTGGTAAATACGGAGAGCTTGTCCGAACTCTTAAAGAATTCCATCCATGCTCTAAATGGTTCTTCCTTGCCTCTATTTTCGGAGGTCCTATGGCAATTCTAGGTTCTTTTATTGCTATGGGCTTCATTGGTGGAGCATTTGCAGCGGTTGCTGGTCTTCTTTATCCTGTAGTGGGATCGATTCTAGCTTATTACTGGTATGGAGAAAAGATCTCCAAAAGAGCAGCTATGGGCATAGGAGTCATTATCATTGGAGGTATTACAATCTTCGGTGGTGGGCTTCTTTCTGATCTCTCTTCAGGTAATGTTCAGTGGATAGGATATCTGGGTGGTTTGATGGCTGCTGCAGGCTGGGGAATTGAAGGCGCAATTGCAGGCAAAGGACTTGACATTTCAGAGCCTGATGCCGGACTGACTCTTCGTTTCCTTGGAGAAAATATTATCTGGTGGATAATTATTGTTCCTGTGCTTGCAATCTTTGGTTTCCCTATGTATTCCTTCGCTATCCAGGCATTTGAACCCCTGACTCTACTGGTCCTGATCTTTGCAGGAATTACCTTTGGTTTCTGTTACGTTTGCTGGTACAAATCCTTCCCGCTCATAGGGGTTGGAAGAGGCCAGGGTATCGGAAATCTTTACGGACTATGTTCTATTATCTTCATTTTCCTCTTCTTTGGAGATGTCCCGCAGTGGACTATCCTTGTCGGAGGCACTCTCTGCGTAATTGGCAGTTTTGTTATGTTTACGGAAGATGCAAGTGCACTTGAAACTCTGAGAGGTGAATGA